Proteins encoded within one genomic window of Candidatus Schekmanbacteria bacterium:
- a CDS encoding phosphoadenylyl-sulfate reductase — translation MEATVKNLIEEDPYSLLEELPAEKLLEWAFANFGKRAAIGTSLQNTGIVTIDLASKITGDFRVFFIDTLKHFKETYDLLDEVEKKYNIRIERFCPDPKELEELSSDMGSHPHYSKFGRSACCQVRKVNPNKRALETLDVWISGVRADQSESRKEKAKKVEVIRRKDRTIIKINPLFDWLECQVEKYIKDNNLPYNKLYDFKSPFGEVYKVIGCEPCHIPIFPTRQKRAGKFPWECGEKECGIHIDGSGI, via the coding sequence ATGGAAGCGACAGTAAAAAATCTGATAGAGGAAGATCCTTACTCGTTACTTGAAGAACTCCCGGCAGAAAAACTGCTCGAATGGGCATTTGCAAATTTTGGGAAAAGAGCGGCTATCGGAACGAGTCTCCAGAATACAGGGATTGTGACAATTGATCTGGCGTCAAAGATCACAGGGGATTTTCGGGTATTTTTTATTGATACTCTGAAACACTTCAAAGAAACCTATGACCTTCTGGATGAGGTTGAAAAGAAATACAACATCAGGATTGAACGTTTCTGTCCTGACCCGAAAGAGCTTGAAGAACTGAGCAGTGATATGGGATCTCATCCCCATTATTCCAAGTTTGGCAGGAGCGCATGCTGTCAGGTACGTAAAGTGAATCCTAACAAAAGAGCGCTTGAAACCCTTGATGTCTGGATAAGCGGAGTAAGGGCTGACCAGTCCGAGTCAAGGAAGGAAAAAGCAAAGAAGGTAGAAGTGATAAGGAGGAAAGACAGAACGATAATCAAGATTAATCCCCTTTTTGACTGGCTTGAATGCCAGGTTGAAAAATATATAAAGGATAATAACCTTCCTTATAACAAGCTCTATGATTTTAAATCTCCCTTTGGGGAAGTTTATAAAGTCATAGGTTGTGAGCCGTGTCATATCCCCATTTTCCCGACAAGACAGAAGAGGGCGGGAAAATTCCCATGGGAATGCGGAGAGAAAGAGTGCGGTATCCATATTGACGGAAGTGGGATTTAA
- the ligA gene encoding NAD-dependent DNA ligase LigA, giving the protein MNDEKIRQQIEKLREDINYHNHRYYVLDDPEIPDSEYDRLFRELEKLEEEHPEFVTPDSPTRRVGAAPLKEFSKITHATPLLSLADAFSEEEVREFDERVKKLSGTGHQFTYIVEPKIDGLAVNLLYENGKFLNGATRGDGFTGEDVTQNLKTIKSVILRMMKGSKPHPSRIEIRGEVYMSKKDFNSLNMEREKNGEPVFANPRNAAAGSIRQLDPKITASRPLNIFLYGLGSSKGFEPATQEEFFKTIKQWGFRTNPEVRVCYSISDVINYFNRLGEKRKSLDYEIDGMVVKVNEFSLQRELGERTRSPRWAIAVKFEPEEAVTVIEDISVQVGRTGILTPVAKLSPVRVGGVEVGRATLHNIDEIERKDVHIGDTVIVRRAGDVIPEVVKPIPEKRTGDLRKFIMPEECPVCSAPVTREGAYHRCTNISCPAQIKEGMKHFASRLAMDIEGLGDKLVDQLVDKGIVSDLGDIYRLDNETLSGLERMGDKSASNIIEAIEKSKHPSFERFLYALGIRLVGEYVAKILAKRFRSIEKLSHAAEEELLSIEGVGPEVAASVVKFFKINENMNVVRKLLSAGIKIVEPDENVSAVLEGKTFVFTGALKKFTRDEAKRLAEHSGGHVASSVSSRTDFVVAGEDAGSKADKAKQLGVKVISEEEFIKMVEKE; this is encoded by the coding sequence ATGAACGACGAAAAAATCCGGCAACAGATAGAGAAGTTAAGGGAGGATATAAATTATCATAATCACCGCTACTATGTCCTCGATGATCCTGAAATCCCTGATTCAGAATATGACAGGCTTTTCCGCGAGCTTGAAAAACTGGAAGAAGAACATCCTGAATTTGTAACACCCGATTCCCCTACAAGACGGGTAGGTGCAGCACCTCTTAAGGAATTCTCGAAGATAACCCACGCAACCCCTCTGCTAAGTCTTGCCGATGCATTCAGCGAAGAAGAAGTGCGCGAGTTCGATGAACGGGTAAAAAAGCTTTCAGGCACGGGACATCAATTTACCTACATCGTTGAACCTAAGATTGACGGGCTTGCAGTGAACCTCTTATATGAGAACGGAAAGTTTCTGAACGGAGCAACACGCGGAGATGGTTTTACAGGCGAGGATGTGACCCAGAATCTTAAGACTATTAAATCAGTTATTCTCCGGATGATGAAGGGTAGTAAACCACATCCTTCACGGATAGAAATCCGGGGTGAGGTTTATATGTCTAAAAAAGATTTTAATTCATTGAACATGGAAAGAGAAAAAAATGGAGAGCCTGTCTTTGCAAATCCGAGGAACGCGGCGGCAGGTTCAATCAGGCAGCTTGACCCAAAAATAACTGCAAGCAGACCTCTCAATATTTTCCTTTACGGTCTTGGAAGCTCTAAAGGCTTTGAACCTGCAACACAGGAGGAATTCTTCAAAACCATAAAACAATGGGGCTTCAGGACTAACCCGGAAGTTAGGGTCTGTTATTCCATAAGTGACGTAATAAATTATTTCAACAGGCTTGGTGAAAAGAGAAAATCTCTTGATTACGAGATAGACGGGATGGTCGTGAAGGTGAATGAATTTTCTCTTCAAAGGGAGCTCGGAGAAAGGACACGTTCTCCGCGCTGGGCTATAGCTGTGAAGTTTGAACCGGAAGAAGCGGTGACGGTAATAGAAGATATCTCGGTGCAGGTGGGAAGGACCGGGATTTTGACCCCTGTGGCAAAGCTCTCGCCTGTACGGGTTGGAGGTGTTGAGGTGGGAAGGGCTACGCTTCACAACATAGACGAGATAGAGAGAAAAGATGTTCATATAGGAGATACCGTCATTGTAAGAAGAGCAGGGGATGTGATTCCTGAGGTGGTAAAGCCGATCCCGGAGAAGAGAACAGGCGATTTGAGGAAATTCATAATGCCTGAGGAATGTCCTGTTTGTTCAGCCCCTGTCACAAGAGAAGGCGCGTATCACAGGTGTACCAATATTTCCTGCCCTGCCCAGATTAAAGAAGGGATGAAACATTTCGCATCGCGCCTTGCCATGGATATAGAAGGACTTGGAGACAAACTTGTGGACCAGCTTGTTGACAAGGGGATAGTGTCAGACCTCGGAGATATATACAGGCTTGATAATGAAACTTTGTCAGGGCTTGAACGGATGGGGGATAAATCCGCTTCCAATATTATTGAGGCAATTGAAAAAAGCAAACATCCGTCTTTTGAAAGATTTCTTTATGCGCTAGGGATAAGGCTTGTAGGAGAGTATGTCGCGAAGATACTTGCAAAGAGATTCCGTTCAATTGAAAAACTTTCACATGCGGCTGAAGAAGAGCTTCTCTCCATTGAAGGGGTTGGGCCTGAGGTTGCGGCAAGCGTTGTAAAGTTTTTTAAAATAAATGAGAATATGAATGTAGTGCGAAAGCTGTTGTCCGCCGGAATAAAGATTGTTGAACCCGATGAGAATGTCTCTGCTGTACTTGAAGGGAAAACATTTGTTTTTACCGGTGCACTTAAGAAATTTACCAGAGATGAAGCGAAGCGTCTTGCAGAACATTCGGGAGGTCATGTTGCTTCATCGGTGAGCAGCAGGACTGATTTTGTGGTTGCAGGAGAGGATGCCGGTTCGAAAGCTGATAAAGCAAAACAACTTGGCGTAAAAGTCATAAGCGAAGAAGAATTTATAAAAATGGTAGAGAAGGAATAG
- a CDS encoding MCE family protein gives MKNRGFKVETKVGLFTIGALVILVWLSMQFGEISWLKPHGYMLTADLDSVAGLEKESPVKLAGVRVGRVEDLTIKDGKAAVAMRIDDGVQIHKGSKVAVRSDSLLGQKYLELSYGDPSQAMVSDGESLGHGTSPADIDALVDQLTNVAKGLDEVVAQNKEGLNSMITNINDATKSLNRILVDNETHINSAIANIDSFSGRLNNLVAKNENSVTKAIKNFETLSTDLKEKAPEVIDQFSKVGKDLNGVISENRENLKETIVKVKETSENLNSILTKVNKGEGTLGKLVNDTELYDTAKKSLKELGDSAEQASELSPISTFMGSLLFLF, from the coding sequence ATGAAAAACAGAGGATTTAAGGTTGAAACTAAAGTCGGGCTGTTCACTATTGGAGCCCTTGTAATCCTGGTTTGGCTTTCAATGCAGTTCGGCGAGATTAGTTGGCTCAAGCCCCATGGCTATATGCTTACTGCTGACCTTGACAGTGTTGCAGGACTTGAAAAGGAATCACCTGTCAAACTTGCGGGAGTAAGAGTAGGAAGGGTTGAGGACTTGACAATCAAGGACGGAAAAGCCGCAGTCGCAATGAGAATAGACGACGGAGTGCAAATACATAAGGGTTCCAAAGTTGCCGTAAGATCCGACAGCCTGCTGGGGCAGAAGTACCTTGAACTCTCTTATGGAGACCCTTCTCAGGCTATGGTATCGGATGGTGAGTCTCTCGGACATGGCACTAGTCCGGCGGATATTGATGCTCTTGTTGACCAGCTTACAAATGTAGCAAAGGGTCTTGATGAGGTGGTGGCGCAGAACAAGGAAGGTCTAAACAGCATGATAACCAACATCAATGATGCTACAAAATCTTTAAACAGGATTCTTGTAGATAATGAAACGCATATAAACAGCGCCATTGCTAATATTGACAGCTTTTCAGGGAGGCTTAATAATCTTGTGGCAAAAAACGAGAATTCAGTGACCAAGGCCATAAAGAACTTTGAAACACTTTCAACTGACCTTAAAGAAAAAGCCCCGGAAGTAATTGATCAATTCTCTAAGGTTGGAAAAGATCTTAACGGCGTTATCTCGGAAAACAGGGAAAACCTGAAAGAAACGATAGTAAAGGTAAAGGAAACATCAGAGAATCTGAACTCAATCCTTACCAAGGTGAATAAGGGTGAAGGAACTCTTGGAAAGCTTGTGAACGATACAGAGCTTTATGATACAGCCAAGAAATCTTTAAAGGAACTTGGCGATTCTGCTGAGCAGGCAAGCGAACTTTCGCCGATCAGCACTTTCATGGGCTCGCTCTTATTCCTGTTCTAA
- a CDS encoding universal stress protein, which yields MNRIMLVLSTTRQSKKTIEYAVEKANQEKAHIDLLFILDSNISNAVFTKIHEMDLLGEGPSEELQAIIMKEYRQRGYALIEEIEAKLKEKEVSYSVYVERGEFADEVLKKISTLSIELVILTRARRSNIARMIFGSAVDRIIDEAPCKVEVIDEN from the coding sequence GTGAACAGGATAATGCTTGTTCTTTCCACAACAAGACAGTCAAAAAAAACTATTGAGTACGCAGTAGAGAAAGCAAATCAGGAGAAGGCCCACATAGATCTTCTTTTCATTCTCGATTCCAATATCTCGAATGCGGTTTTTACCAAGATACATGAGATGGATCTTCTCGGCGAAGGGCCTTCCGAGGAGCTTCAGGCTATTATAATGAAGGAATACAGGCAGAGAGGATATGCGCTGATAGAGGAGATTGAAGCAAAATTGAAAGAGAAAGAAGTCTCCTATTCTGTGTACGTTGAACGCGGAGAATTTGCAGATGAAGTTCTTAAGAAGATTTCAACGCTCTCTATTGAACTTGTTATCCTGACAAGGGCAAGAAGATCCAATATCGCGAGGATGATTTTTGGTTCTGCAGTTGACAGGATAATTGATGAAGCTCCCTGTAAAGTTGAAGTCATCGATGAGAATTGA
- a CDS encoding DASS family sodium-coupled anion symporter has translation MSKFTSNPTYLWRKIFSLGARRVLLLTTAFIFWWLLTMPTPEGLTLIGQRAIAVFAVCLILWVFAPIPLQITSLLAIILLPLTGVMESDQAFALFGNKAVFFILGAFILAAGMMSSGLSTRIALIVLAKFGKTPRMLLLGLFLAPALFSFFMSEHAVAAMMFPIVLEISRAMRLKPLESSYAKAMIVAPTWGVIIGGVGTFLGGARNPLAVGILNKATGQTIGFFEWILAALPIVIIDLIGAIILLYIFFKIDVSDTKEAESVLMTKINEMGEITGREKVISMIMVVTIFLWVFYSSVFEIANVALGAVFVMFVLKLVQWKEVEEHVNWGIILMYGGAISLGFGLEKSGAALWVANNFIGNYVSGAFWLIVVIATISLYLTEGMSNSAVVAIMMPIGISLAKSYGIDPKVITFSVAIPSGLAFCLPMSTPACAIAYSSGYVKMKDMVVPGLILSVISLFAIIITYKFYWPLIGLVN, from the coding sequence ATGAGTAAATTTACTTCCAATCCTACTTACCTCTGGAGAAAGATTTTCTCTCTCGGTGCAAGACGAGTTCTCCTTCTGACAACAGCGTTTATTTTCTGGTGGCTGCTTACTATGCCGACTCCGGAAGGATTGACATTAATCGGACAGAGAGCGATCGCAGTATTTGCCGTTTGCCTTATACTTTGGGTCTTTGCGCCAATACCTTTACAGATCACAAGCCTGCTTGCCATAATCCTTCTCCCTCTTACGGGGGTAATGGAGAGCGACCAGGCATTTGCACTTTTTGGCAACAAGGCTGTTTTTTTTATACTTGGAGCTTTCATCCTCGCTGCAGGGATGATGAGTTCAGGGCTTTCAACGCGCATAGCTCTCATTGTGCTCGCCAAGTTCGGAAAGACTCCAAGGATGTTACTGCTGGGGCTATTTCTCGCTCCTGCACTTTTCAGTTTCTTCATGTCCGAGCATGCAGTTGCGGCAATGATGTTTCCAATAGTCCTTGAAATCTCGCGGGCAATGCGGCTTAAGCCACTTGAGAGCAGTTATGCGAAGGCGATGATTGTCGCTCCGACATGGGGGGTCATAATAGGAGGAGTAGGCACATTCCTCGGCGGTGCAAGAAACCCTCTTGCTGTTGGAATACTGAACAAGGCGACGGGACAGACAATAGGATTCTTCGAATGGATTTTAGCCGCGCTTCCTATCGTCATCATAGACCTTATTGGTGCCATCATACTTCTATATATCTTTTTCAAGATAGATGTTTCGGATACAAAGGAGGCTGAAAGCGTTCTTATGACAAAGATCAATGAAATGGGTGAGATAACCGGCAGGGAAAAGGTTATAAGCATGATAATGGTGGTTACGATTTTTTTGTGGGTTTTTTACAGCAGCGTTTTTGAGATTGCAAATGTTGCGCTTGGGGCAGTTTTCGTAATGTTCGTCCTGAAACTCGTCCAGTGGAAGGAAGTTGAAGAGCATGTCAACTGGGGAATAATCTTGATGTACGGTGGGGCTATCAGTCTCGGTTTCGGGCTTGAAAAAAGCGGCGCCGCATTGTGGGTCGCAAATAATTTCATTGGAAATTATGTATCAGGCGCTTTCTGGCTTATTGTCGTGATAGCCACAATATCTCTTTATCTTACTGAAGGGATGAGCAATTCAGCGGTAGTTGCCATAATGATGCCCATAGGCATAAGCCTTGCGAAGAGCTACGGCATTGACCCTAAGGTAATCACATTCAGCGTTGCCATTCCGTCAGGGCTTGCCTTCTGTCTTCCAATGAGTACGCCTGCCTGCGCCATTGCATATTCTTCAGGTTACGTTAAGATGAAAGACATGGTTGTTCCGGGATTGATTCTTTCTGTTATTTCTCTTTTTGCCATCATTATCACGTATAAATTTTACTGGCCTCTCATAGGCCTTGTAAATTAG
- a CDS encoding MBL fold metallo-hydrolase produces MEIIFLGTGTSHGIPKIACRCAVCRSENPKNKRTRASLYICFENDFRILIDTSTDLREQALRHSLDRIDAVLYTHCHADHVFGLDELRRFNEVSGKVIPIYGSKKTIEEIKSIFAYVFEGYLIPGGGIPALIPNVINSHIETGGVLFERLEGRHGIFEVSGFRTGNFAYFTDVNFIHDKTLEKMRGLDVLVLGALRDTPHPTHFTIDEALSVIEKVNPRTTYLTHISHEIDHDMTSAKLPSGVFLAYDGLTIKL; encoded by the coding sequence ATGGAAATAATCTTTCTTGGTACAGGGACGTCGCATGGCATTCCCAAGATTGCGTGCAGATGTGCTGTCTGCCGCTCGGAAAATCCTAAGAACAAAAGAACCCGGGCATCGCTTTATATCTGTTTTGAAAATGATTTCCGGATTCTCATTGATACGTCAACAGACCTTCGTGAACAGGCGCTTCGACACAGCTTAGACAGGATTGATGCCGTGCTTTACACGCACTGCCATGCAGACCATGTGTTTGGTTTGGATGAATTGAGAAGGTTTAACGAAGTATCGGGAAAGGTGATACCAATTTACGGCTCAAAAAAAACGATTGAGGAGATAAAGAGCATTTTTGCCTATGTCTTTGAAGGATATCTGATCCCCGGCGGCGGCATCCCTGCGCTTATTCCTAATGTGATTAACAGCCATATCGAGACCGGCGGTGTTTTATTTGAGCGGCTTGAAGGGAGGCATGGAATATTTGAAGTCTCAGGTTTCAGGACAGGGAACTTTGCCTATTTCACGGATGTTAATTTTATTCATGATAAAACATTGGAGAAGATGAGAGGGCTTGATGTCCTTGTGCTTGGTGCCCTGAGAGACACGCCTCATCCAACTCACTTTACAATTGACGAGGCGCTTTCTGTCATTGAAAAAGTAAATCCGCGAACTACCTACCTTACACACATTTCGCATGAAATTGACCATGATATGACATCCGCAAAACTTCCGTCAGGAGTTTTCCTTGCCTATGACGGCTTGACGATTAAATTGTAG